In Herpetosiphonaceae bacterium, a single window of DNA contains:
- a CDS encoding putative toxin-antitoxin system toxin component, PIN family, whose translation MTKRFVFDTNVLVSAALRRQSLPRQALNQAQALGHVLISEATIHELREVLFRPKFDKYLTEQTRLLFLTTLLAEAKAVSITEHITLCRDPKDNKFLDVAANGMATCIISGDDDLLALHPFRAIPIITPRAFLERDW comes from the coding sequence ATGACTAAGCGCTTTGTATTCGATACAAACGTCCTCGTCAGCGCGGCCCTGCGTCGCCAGTCACTACCGCGTCAGGCGCTCAATCAGGCTCAGGCGCTTGGGCACGTGTTGATTTCAGAGGCCACCATACACGAACTGCGCGAGGTACTTTTCCGTCCAAAGTTCGACAAATATCTCACAGAGCAAACGCGCTTGCTCTTCTTAACAACGTTACTCGCTGAAGCTAAAGCAGTAAGTATCACTGAACACATTACGCTATGCCGCGATCCAAAGGACAACAAATTCTTGGATGTAGCCGCGAATGGTATGGCAACGTGTATCATTAGTGGCGATGATGATTTATTAGCGCTCCATCCATTCCGTGCCATTCCCATTATCACTCCGCGCGCCTTTCTTGAGCGCGATTGGTAA
- a CDS encoding YggS family pyridoxal phosphate-dependent enzyme, which translates to MELSQQIAQNIAAVRERIAAAARRAGRSPQEITLIAVTKTHAPQIIEAALAAGVGDCGENRVQEAEAKIEALGHERTRWHLIGHLQRNKARRAVALFDMIHSLDSVKLAEALNRHVEEDSSFGSLRLPVLLQVNVSGEPTKEGFDLVGGVENRAALADLVRAVGQIADLPQLEVQGLMTIAPYDPDPEVARPVFRALRRLRDELARQVPQASWRHLSMGMTGDFEVAIEEGATLVRVGRAIFGERE; encoded by the coding sequence ATGGAACTGTCGCAGCAGATCGCGCAGAATATCGCGGCGGTACGCGAGCGCATAGCCGCCGCCGCGCGCCGCGCCGGTCGATCGCCGCAGGAGATCACGCTGATCGCCGTGACCAAGACGCATGCGCCGCAGATAATCGAGGCGGCGCTGGCCGCAGGTGTCGGCGATTGCGGCGAGAACCGCGTGCAGGAGGCCGAGGCCAAGATCGAGGCGCTGGGCCATGAGCGGACGCGCTGGCATCTGATCGGGCATCTTCAGCGCAACAAAGCCCGGCGGGCGGTCGCGCTCTTCGATATGATCCACTCGCTCGACAGCGTCAAGCTGGCCGAGGCGCTCAACCGCCACGTGGAGGAAGACTCATCGTTCGGGTCGCTCCGCCTGCCGGTGCTGCTCCAGGTCAACGTGTCGGGCGAGCCGACCAAGGAAGGCTTCGATCTGGTCGGCGGCGTGGAGAACCGCGCGGCGCTGGCGGATCTGGTGCGGGCGGTCGGGCAGATCGCCGACCTGCCGCAGCTTGAGGTGCAGGGGTTGATGACGATCGCGCCCTACGACCCCGATCCTGAGGTCGCTCGTCCGGTCTTTCGCGCGCTGCGCCGCCTGCGCGACGAGCTGGCGCGGCAGGTGCCGCAGGCGAGCTGGCGGCATCTGTCGATGGGCATGACTGGCGACTTCGAGGTTGCGATCGAGGAGGGAGCGACGCTGGTGCGCGTCGGGCGGGCGATCTTCGGCGAGCGGGAGTGA
- the pgeF gene encoding peptidoglycan editing factor PgeF, whose translation MLLRFSSFEHTDLVHAVTTRHGGVSAGPHSTLNLSFSRPDDPAAVRENRRRLYAALEIPAARVVQAGQIHGDDVLVVTDAHAGRGALDRDSVLPPADALITNTPQLYLLACFADCVPLLFFDPVRRAVGVAHAGWQGTVKQIGAATVRAMAAAFGSRPADLQVAIGPSVGPCCYNVWPHVAEHVRAALSSQPEVLIERDGQTFFDLWQSNAATLVASGVQPERIEVSGVCTVHHADRFFSHRATNGATGRFAAIIGMRE comes from the coding sequence ATGTTGCTGCGTTTTTCCTCATTCGAGCATACCGATCTGGTTCATGCCGTGACGACTCGCCACGGGGGCGTGTCGGCAGGTCCCCACAGCACGCTTAATCTGTCGTTCTCGCGGCCCGACGACCCGGCTGCCGTGCGCGAAAACCGGCGGCGGCTCTACGCGGCGCTGGAGATTCCTGCCGCGCGGGTGGTGCAGGCGGGTCAGATCCACGGCGACGATGTGCTGGTTGTGACGGATGCGCACGCCGGGCGCGGCGCGCTGGATCGCGATTCGGTGCTGCCGCCCGCCGACGCGCTGATCACCAATACGCCGCAGCTCTACCTGCTGGCGTGCTTCGCCGATTGCGTGCCGCTGCTCTTCTTCGATCCCGTGCGGCGCGCGGTGGGCGTGGCGCATGCGGGCTGGCAGGGCACCGTGAAGCAGATCGGCGCGGCGACGGTGCGCGCGATGGCGGCGGCGTTCGGCTCGCGGCCCGCCGATCTTCAGGTGGCGATCGGGCCGTCGGTGGGGCCGTGCTGCTACAACGTGTGGCCGCACGTGGCCGAGCATGTTCGCGCTGCCTTGTCGTCACAGCCGGAGGTGTTGATCGAGCGCGACGGGCAGACCTTCTTCGATCTGTGGCAATCGAATGCCGCGACACTGGTTGCAAGCGGGGTGCAGCCTGAGCGGATCGAGGTCAGCGGCGTGTGTACAGTGCATCACGCCGATCGATTCTTCTCGCATCGCGCGACGAACGGGGCGACCGGACGCTTTGCCGCGATCATTGGGATGCGTGAGTAG